The following proteins are co-located in the Chloroflexota bacterium genome:
- a CDS encoding type II toxin-antitoxin system PemK/MazF family toxin, translating into MVRRGEIYWLQLPPATGFEQAGRCPVLIIQNDIGNRTSSTTIVAAITSQPRRRVYPFHVPFTAEEGGLRLDGIVLCEQIQTVDQRRLGALVGALSGEKMQQVDLALHYSLGLEH; encoded by the coding sequence ATGGTTAGGCGTGGCGAGATCTATTGGCTGCAGCTTCCTCCTGCTACCGGCTTCGAGCAGGCGGGACGCTGCCCCGTGCTCATTATCCAGAACGATATCGGTAATCGCACAAGCTCTACCACCATCGTCGCCGCTATCACATCTCAGCCACGCCGGCGAGTTTACCCCTTCCATGTGCCTTTCACGGCCGAGGAAGGCGGGCTGCGCCTTGACGGGATTGTTCTGTGCGAGCAGATCCAGACGGTGGACCAAAGGCGCCTAGGTGCTCTTGTTGGCGCCCTGAGCGGGGAGAAGATGCAGCAGGTTGACCTCGCCCTGCACTACAGCCTGGGGCTAGAACACTAG
- a CDS encoding glycerol-3-phosphate acyltransferase: protein MFALILVISAYLVGSIPFGYLAGKLLKGMDIRDYGTGNLGAANVWHNVGRLPAIGVGLADIGKGAWPVLVARHAGGGDYLTAAAGLAAIIGYDWPIFLKFSGGRGMATTIGVLLACLPLKVLPLILVFALGLLLNRLALFMFLGMGSFPMFLWWTGEGQAIILLVIAAFVLMIIRRLEGIQPELQLPADRKGVILNRLLHDRRPRQRLAGRRERSDRD from the coding sequence TTGTTTGCACTAATATTAGTAATCTCCGCTTATCTTGTGGGCTCCATCCCCTTCGGCTATCTAGCCGGTAAGCTGCTGAAGGGGATGGACATCCGTGACTATGGCACGGGGAACCTGGGAGCGGCCAACGTCTGGCATAACGTGGGGCGCCTCCCGGCGATCGGCGTTGGACTGGCCGATATTGGCAAGGGTGCCTGGCCTGTGTTGGTCGCCAGGCACGCTGGTGGCGGAGACTATCTCACCGCTGCGGCTGGGCTAGCGGCTATCATCGGTTATGATTGGCCCATCTTCCTCAAATTCAGTGGGGGGCGCGGGATGGCCACTACCATAGGCGTACTTCTGGCTTGTCTTCCCCTGAAGGTTCTCCCCCTCATTCTCGTTTTCGCCCTAGGATTGTTATTGAACAGATTAGCCCTCTTCATGTTCCTGGGGATGGGCTCTTTCCCCATGTTTCTCTGGTGGACGGGTGAAGGACAAGCCATCATCCTCCTCGTCATAGCCGCCTTCGTCTTGATGATCATCCGGCGCCTGGAAGGGATCCAACCCGAACTGCAGCTCCCTGCCGACCGAAAAGGTGTCATCCTGAATCGTTTACTCCATGATCGTCGCCCTAGACAGCGCCTGGCCGGACGTCGGGAGCGGTCGGATAGAGACTGA
- a CDS encoding B12-binding domain-containing radical SAM protein: protein MKILLIYPTCDEPPLKRKGKLLSFAPSLGLAQLAALTPPEFEVALVDELFENINYDGQFDLVGISTMTSTAPRAYAIAERFRQHGTTVVLGGIHPTTLPEEAAAHCDAVVVGEAEGVWDRLLVDFQQGRMQRFYHAEGFPDLNNLAFPRRELFHKPNYRYLIANSIQTTRGCPFNCGYCTVTRFFGHSYRQRPIGEIIRELAALKEKLILFVDDNIVGQLRRAKELFRALRPLGLRWVSQASITMAKDEELLRLMADSGCTGVIIGFESLSAENLKHVGKHFNIVNEFEEAIKRIRSYGLAVFGAFMFGFDQDDESVFERTLEFAQRNRLEGVNFSIVTPLPGTQLHTEFERDGRIIDRDWSHYDVAHVVFRPWLMSPERLAEGFIWALEQFYSLSSILKRIGLFHRLAPLYWLFNLSMRRGAKYWSQQSLLPSTIQLDEAIG from the coding sequence ATGAAAATCCTGCTCATCTACCCCACTTGTGATGAGCCTCCCTTGAAGCGGAAAGGGAAACTCCTCTCTTTCGCTCCTTCCTTGGGGCTGGCTCAGCTGGCCGCCTTGACGCCTCCCGAGTTCGAGGTCGCCCTTGTGGACGAGCTCTTCGAGAACATCAATTACGATGGACAGTTCGATTTGGTGGGCATCTCCACTATGACCTCCACGGCCCCGCGGGCCTACGCTATAGCTGAGCGCTTCCGTCAACACGGGACGACCGTCGTTCTGGGGGGTATTCACCCTACCACTCTCCCTGAGGAGGCGGCTGCCCACTGCGATGCCGTGGTCGTCGGCGAGGCGGAAGGCGTATGGGACAGGCTATTGGTAGATTTCCAGCAGGGGCGCATGCAACGTTTCTATCACGCCGAGGGTTTCCCTGACCTGAACAACCTCGCCTTTCCTCGGCGCGAGCTGTTCCACAAGCCAAACTATCGTTACCTCATCGCGAACTCCATCCAGACTACACGTGGCTGCCCTTTCAATTGCGGCTATTGTACTGTTACCAGGTTCTTTGGCCATTCCTATCGCCAACGGCCAATAGGTGAGATAATACGTGAACTAGCAGCCCTGAAGGAGAAACTCATCCTCTTCGTTGATGACAACATTGTCGGGCAGCTACGACGAGCCAAGGAACTCTTTCGAGCCCTTCGTCCTTTAGGTCTACGCTGGGTCAGTCAGGCGAGCATCACTATGGCTAAGGATGAGGAGCTATTGCGGCTGATGGCCGATAGTGGCTGCACTGGGGTGATCATCGGCTTCGAATCACTGTCAGCGGAAAATTTGAAGCACGTCGGTAAACACTTTAATATAGTGAATGAATTTGAGGAAGCAATCAAAAGAATTCGCTCCTATGGCCTCGCTGTATTCGGCGCTTTTATGTTCGGTTTTGATCAGGATGACGAATCAGTCTTTGAACGTACCCTGGAATTTGCCCAGCGCAACAGACTGGAGGGGGTGAACTTCAGCATCGTGACACCGCTGCCGGGAACGCAGCTCCACACCGAATTTGAAAGGGATGGTCGCATCATCGATCGAGATTGGAGCCATTACGATGTTGCCCACGTTGTTTTCCGACCGTGGCTTATGTCCCCTGAGCGTCTGGCTGAGGGCTTCATCTGGGCTCTAGAGCAGTTCTACTCCCTGTCCTCAATCCTTAAAAGAATTGGGCTATTTCATCGTCTCGCACCGCTATATTGGTTGTTCAACCTGAGCATGCGCCGGGGGGCTAAATACTGGAGCCAGCAGTCCCTTTTGCCATCTACCATCCAACTGGACGAGGCTATAGGCTAA